The following coding sequences are from one Sardina pilchardus chromosome 16, fSarPil1.1, whole genome shotgun sequence window:
- the LOC134060401 gene encoding uncharacterized protein LOC134060401 — protein MAVQILSIGFVLLLLCHPINGLPSRPNSNIEFNSDVEQSHLLLRERSSHTAFDSRQNGHTENGLLEEDSEFMLVTPTSKSGPRIELRALASKEEGLSAKKKSSDSLSRFLRETVEEGSGQSEDTTTATTAAAATTTTASPITTPRYIVAMTFAMTRTYIADYNNPQTQAYQTLVASIVTWSEPIYKAKYGSRFFRVAVKSLRAVTRYRADNTEAEIDVEFDQSVPDIVPETTEVLQQLQEAASPADLSVDTSTISVLHEPKVMANVQFTTTNGTTSTVTLAAVNSTAYRDTTSRIKSELEPFFLEDYSTNFVSLNPTTYADGTVFANSYVTQSNLYFTYNATLPSATAIYNTMVRAAASGNLTINIVSVNGTAVSSGSITSRISLGTTFSLTLLAVIATQSW, from the exons ATGGCCGTCCAAATACTGTCCATAG GTTTCGTCCTGCTACTACTGTGCCATCCCATCAATGGTTTACCAAGCCGGCCCAACTCCAACATTGAGTTCAACAGCGACGTAGAGCAGTCACACCTcttgctgagagagagaagctctcACACTGCGTTTGACTCCAGACAAAATGGTCACACAGAGAATGGGCTGCTTGAGGAAGATTCTGAATTCATGTTGGTCACCCCAACAAGCAAGTCCGGCCCCAGAATTGAATTGCGTGCCCTTGCCTCAAAGGAGGAAGGCCTATCTGCCAAGAAGAAGTCTTCAGACAGCCTGTCACGATTTCTGCGGGAAACTGTAGAGGAGGGTTCAGGCCAATCAGAAG ACACAACAacggcaacaacagcagcagcagcaacaacaacaacagcatctcCAATAACCACTCCACGTTACATAGTTGCAATGACCTTTGCGATGACCAGAACCTACATTGCTGATTACAACAACCCTCAAACTCAAGCTTACCAGACGCTGGTTGCTTCCATTGTTACCTGG TCGGAACCAATCTACAAAGCGAAGTATGGGTCAAGGTTCTTCCGAGTTGCTGTCAAGTCGCTGAG GGCCGTGACCCGCTATCGCGCAGacaacacagaggcagagatagaTGTGGAGTTTGATCAGTCTGTGCCAGATATTGTCCCTGAGACAACGGAGGTGCTCCAGCAACTGCAAGAAGCGGCCAGCCCCGCCGACCTGTCTGTGGATACAAGCACCATCTCCGTTCTCC ATGAGCCAAAGGTGATGGCCAATGTTCAGTTCACTACCACCAATGGGACTACTTCTACCGTTACGCTGGCCGCTGTCAACTCAACTGCCTACCGTGACACAACATCCAGAATTAAATCCGAG TTGGAGCCCTTCTTTCTGGAAGATTACTCTACAAACTTTGTCTCTTTGAACCCCACAACATATGC TGATGGGACAGTTTTCGCGAACTCCTATGTGACCCAGTCAAACCTGTACTTCACATACAACGCTACATTGCCAAGTGCAACCGCCATATACAACACCATGGTGCGAGCAGCAGCAAGTGGCAACCTGACTATTAACATTGTCTCTGTGAATGGCACAG CCGTCAGCTCAGGAAGCATCACCAGCAGGATCAGTCTTGGAACCACCTTCAGCCTGACCCTTCTGGCCGTCATTGCCACGCAGTCCTGGTAG
- the LOC134060370 gene encoding uncharacterized protein LOC134060370 — translation MAVQILSIGFVLLLLCHPINGLPSRPNSNIEFNSDVEQSHLLLRERSSHTAFDSRHNGHTENGLLEEDSEFMLVTPTSKSGPRIELRALASKEEGLSAKKKSSDSLSRFLRETVEEGSGQSEDTTTATTAAAATTTTASPITTPRYIVAMTFAMTRTYIADYNNPQTQAYQTLVASIVTWSEPIYKAKYGSRFFRVAVKSLRAVTRYRADNTEAEIDVEFDQSVPDIVPETTEVLQQLQEAASPADLSVDTSTISVLHEPKVMANVQFTTTNGTTSTVTLAAVNSTAYRDTTSRIKSELEPFFLEDYSTNFVSLNPTTYADGTVFANSYVTQSNLYFTYNATLPSATAIYNTMVRAAASGNLTINIVSVNGTAVSSGSITSRISLGTTFSLTLLAVIATQSW, via the exons ATGGCCGTCCAAATACTGTCCATAG GTTTCGTCCTGCTACTACTGTGCCATCCCATCAATGGTTTACCAAGCCGCCCCAACTCCAACATTGAGTTCAACAGCGACGTAGAGCAGTCACACCTcttgctgagagagagaagctctcACACAGCGTTTGACTCCAGACACAATGGTCACACAGAAAATGGGCTGCTTGAGGAAGATTCTGAATTCATGTTGGTCACCCCAACAAGCAAGTCCGGCCCCAGAATTGAATTGCGTGCCCTTGCCTCAAAGGAGGAAGGCCTATCTGCCAAGAAGAAGTCTTCAGACAGCCTGTCACGATTTCTGCGGGAAACTGTAGAGGAGGGTTCAGGCCAATCAGAAG ACACAACAacggcaacaacagcagcagcagcaacaacaacaacagcatctcCAATAACCACTCCACGTTACATAGTTGCAATGACCTTTGCGATGACCAGAACCTACATTGCTGATTACAACAACCCTCAAACTCAAGCTTACCAGACGCTGGTTGCTTCCATTGTTACCTGG TCGGAACCAATCTACAAAGCGAAGTATGGGTCAAGGTTCTTCCGAGTTGCTGTCAAGTCGCTGAG GGCCGTGACCCGCTATCGCGCAGacaacacagaggcagagatagaTGTGGAGTTTGATCAGTCTGTGCCAGATATTGTCCCTGAGACAACGGAGGTGCTCCAGCAACTGCAAGAAGCGGCCAGCCCCGCCGACCTGTCTGTGGATACAAGCACCATCTCCGTTCTCC ATGAGCCAAAGGTGATGGCCAATGTTCAGTTCACTACCACCAATGGGACTACTTCTACCGTTACGCTGGCCGCTGTCAACTCAACTGCCTACCGTGACACAACATCCAGAATTAAATCCGAG TTGGAGCCCTTCTTTCTGGAAGATTACTCTACAAACTTTGTCTCTTTGAACCCCACAACATATGC TGATGGGACAGTTTTCGCGAACTCCTATGTGACCCAGTCAAACCTGTACTTCACATACAACGCTACATTGCCAAGTGCAACCGCCATATACAACACCATGGTGCGAGCAGCAGCAAGTGGCAACCTGACTATTAACATTGTCTCTGTGAATGGCACAG CCGTCAGCTCAGGAAGCATCACCAGCAGGATCAGTCTTGGAACCACCTTCAGCCTGACCCTTCTGGCCGTCATTGCCACGCAGTCCTGGTAG
- the LOC134060445 gene encoding uncharacterized protein LOC134060445, which produces MAVQILSIGFVLLLLCHPINGLPSRPNSNIEFNSDVEQSHLLLRERSSHTAFDSRQNGHTENGLLEEDSEFMLVTPTSKSGPRIELRALASKEEGLSAKKKSSDSLSRFLRETVEEGSGQSEDTTTATTAAAATTTTASPITTPRYIVAMTFAMTRTYIADYNNPQTQAYQTLVASIVTWSEPIYKAKYGSRFFRVAVKSLRAVTRYRADNTEAEIDVEFDQSVPDIVPETTEVLQQLQEAASPADLSVDTSTISVLHEPKVMANVQFTTTNGTTSTVTLAAVNSTAYRDTTSRIKSELEPFFLEDYSTNFVSLNPTTYADGTVFANSYVTQSNLYFTYNATLPSATAIYNTMVRAAASGNLTINIVSVNGTAVSSGSITSRISLGTTFSLTLLAVIATQSW; this is translated from the exons GTTTCGTCCTGCTACTACTGTGCCATCCCATCAATGGTTTACCAAGCCGGCCCAACTCCAACATTGAGTTCAACAGCGACGTAGAGCAGTCACACCTcttgctgagagagagaagctctcACACTGCGTTTGACTCCAGACAAAATGGTCACACAGAGAATGGGCTGCTTGAGGAAGATTCTGAATTCATGTTGGTCACCCCAACAAGCAAGTCCGGCCCCAGAATTGAATTGCGTGCCCTTGCCTCAAAGGAGGAAGGCCTATCTGCCAAGAAGAAGTCTTCAGACAGCCTGTCACGATTTCTGCGGGAAACTGTAGAGGAGGGTTCAGGCCAATCAGAAG ACACAACAacggcaacaacagcagcagcagcaacaacaacaacagcatctcCAATAACCACTCCACGTTACATAGTTGCAATGACCTTTGCGATGACCAGAACCTACATTGCTGATTACAACAACCCTCAAACTCAAGCTTACCAGACGCTGGTTGCTTCCATTGTTACCTGG TCGGAACCAATCTACAAAGCGAAGTATGGGTCAAGGTTCTTCCGAGTTGCTGTCAAGTCGCTGAG GGCCGTGACCCGCTATCGCGCAGacaacacagaggcagagatagaTGTGGAGTTTGATCAGTCTGTGCCAGATATTGTCCCTGAGACAACGGAGGTGCTCCAGCAACTGCAAGAAGCGGCCAGCCCCGCCGACCTGTCTGTGGATACAAGCACCATCTCCGTTCTCC ATGAGCCAAAGGTGATGGCCAATGTTCAGTTCACTACCACCAATGGGACTACTTCTACCGTTACGCTGGCCGCTGTCAACTCAACTGCCTACCGTGACACAACATCCAGAATTAAATCCGAG TTGGAGCCCTTCTTTCTGGAAGATTACTCTACAAACTTTGTCTCTTTGAACCCCACAACATATGC TGATGGGACAGTTTTCGCAAACTCCTATGTGACCCAGTCAAACCTGTACTTCACATACAACGCTACATTGCCAAGTGCAACCGCCATATACAACACCATGGTGCGAGCAGCAGCAAGTGGCAACCTGACTATTAACATTGTCTCTGTGAATGGCACAG CCGTCAGCTCAGGAAGCATCACCAGCAGGATCAGTCTTGGAACCACCTTCAGCCTGACCCTTCTGGCCGTCATTGCCACGCAGTCCTGGTAG